One genomic segment of Chelonia mydas isolate rCheMyd1 chromosome 1, rCheMyd1.pri.v2, whole genome shotgun sequence includes these proteins:
- the LOC102930551 gene encoding T-cell surface antigen CD2 isoform X2, with translation MDFRGIFLAKCLVGLFSCVKGSANEIHKAYGVLGGSVFLNVPGFKVENQHEITWLKTASILVKVKNSTVKYYREKEKYTMFPNGTLRIDRLVKEDGGSYTVRVYNDTGLLQVEENLNVSFQEIVSKPEIKWVCSQNSMKVTCEVNQRNEPLFHLFRNNKTLNYKPPIDANGIWKIEYSSKSSTAKFQCEVKNHVSKKTADQEIKCSGMLDIVLIGSIAGGAVVFVIFLALLIYCIRKKRAERYEEQDEEIPMKIRQAGDESKYRELPQPPVHAPQKQPRQQQRLPPQSQTQYQAGPPRPRPRTQQKSPSHMKERP, from the exons ATGGACTTTAGGGGGATTTTTCTAGCCAAGTGCCTGGTGGGTTTATTCTCCTGTGTAAAAG GTTCTGCAAACGAAATCCATAAAGCGTATGGTGTGCTGGGTGGTTCTGTTTTCTTGAACGTTCCTGGATTCAAAGTGGAAAATCAACATGAAATAACATGGCTCAAAACTGCATCAATCCTCGTGAAAGTCAAAAATTCTACAGTGAAATATtacagggaaaaggaaaagtATACGATGTTCCCTAATGGAACCCTGCGAATAGACCGCCTGGTGAAAGAGGACGGGGGAAGTTACACAGTGAGGGTGTACAATGACACAGGACTGCTGCAAGTGGAGGAGAACTTAAATGTGAGCTTTCAGG AAATTGTCTCTAAACCAGAAATCAAATGGGTATGTTCACAAAATTCCATGAAGGTGACATGTGAGGTGAATCAGAGAAACGAACCTCTTTTTCATTTGTTTCGAAATAACAAAACACTGAATTACAAACCGCCAATAGATGCAAATGGCATATGGAAGATTGAATACAGCTCCAAAAGCAGTACTGCAAAGTTCCAATGTGAAGTAAAAAATCACGTTAGCAAGAAAACGGCTGATCAGGAAATCAAATGTTCAG GGATGCTGGACATTGTTCTCATTGGGAGCATTGCAGGAGGTGCAGTTGTCTTTGTCATCTTTTTGGCTCTGCTGATTTACTGTATCAGGAAGAAGAGAGCAGAAAGATATGAAGAACAGG ATGAGGAGATACCGATGAAAATTCGACAAGCGGGCGATGAATCGAAATATCGGGAGCTTCCTCAACCTCCAGTTCatgctccccagaagcagccacgCCAGCAGCAGAGACTCCCTCCACAGTCTCAAACTCAGTACCAGGCAGGGCCCCCCCGACCCAGGCCACGCACTCAGCAGAAGTCTCCAAGCCACATGAAAGAGCGACCATGA
- the LOC102930551 gene encoding T-cell surface antigen CD2 isoform X3: MDFRGIFLAKCLVGLFSCVKGSANEIHKAYGVLGGSVFLNVPGFKVENQHEITWLKTASILVKVKNSTVKYYREKEKYTMFPNGTLRIDRLVKEDGGSYTVRVYNDTGLLQVEENLNVSFQEIVSKPEIKWVCSQNSMKVTCEVNQRNEPLFHLFRNNKTLNYKPPIDANGIWKIEYSSKSSTAKFQCEVKNHVSKKTADQEIKCSDEEIPMKIRQAGDESKYRELPQPPVHAPQKQPRQQQRLPPQSQTQYQAGPPRPRPRTQQKSPSHMKERP; the protein is encoded by the exons ATGGACTTTAGGGGGATTTTTCTAGCCAAGTGCCTGGTGGGTTTATTCTCCTGTGTAAAAG GTTCTGCAAACGAAATCCATAAAGCGTATGGTGTGCTGGGTGGTTCTGTTTTCTTGAACGTTCCTGGATTCAAAGTGGAAAATCAACATGAAATAACATGGCTCAAAACTGCATCAATCCTCGTGAAAGTCAAAAATTCTACAGTGAAATATtacagggaaaaggaaaagtATACGATGTTCCCTAATGGAACCCTGCGAATAGACCGCCTGGTGAAAGAGGACGGGGGAAGTTACACAGTGAGGGTGTACAATGACACAGGACTGCTGCAAGTGGAGGAGAACTTAAATGTGAGCTTTCAGG AAATTGTCTCTAAACCAGAAATCAAATGGGTATGTTCACAAAATTCCATGAAGGTGACATGTGAGGTGAATCAGAGAAACGAACCTCTTTTTCATTTGTTTCGAAATAACAAAACACTGAATTACAAACCGCCAATAGATGCAAATGGCATATGGAAGATTGAATACAGCTCCAAAAGCAGTACTGCAAAGTTCCAATGTGAAGTAAAAAATCACGTTAGCAAGAAAACGGCTGATCAGGAAATCAAATGTTCAG ATGAGGAGATACCGATGAAAATTCGACAAGCGGGCGATGAATCGAAATATCGGGAGCTTCCTCAACCTCCAGTTCatgctccccagaagcagccacgCCAGCAGCAGAGACTCCCTCCACAGTCTCAAACTCAGTACCAGGCAGGGCCCCCCCGACCCAGGCCACGCACTCAGCAGAAGTCTCCAAGCCACATGAAAGAGCGACCATGA
- the LOC102930551 gene encoding T-cell surface antigen CD2 isoform X4, producing the protein MFPNGTLRIDRLVKEDGGSYTVRVYNDTGLLQVEENLNVSFQEIVSKPEIKWVCSQNSMKVTCEVNQRNEPLFHLFRNNKTLNYKPPIDANGIWKIEYSSKSSTAKFQCEVKNHVSKKTADQEIKCSGLEEIHSTGIISQGSPKPTPPVSSYAGMLDIVLIGSIAGGAVVFVIFLALLIYCIRKKRAERYEEQDEEIPMKIRQAGDESKYRELPQPPVHAPQKQPRQQQRLPPQSQTQYQAGPPRPRPRTQQKSPSHMKERP; encoded by the exons ATGTTCCCTAATGGAACCCTGCGAATAGACCGCCTGGTGAAAGAGGACGGGGGAAGTTACACAGTGAGGGTGTACAATGACACAGGACTGCTGCAAGTGGAGGAGAACTTAAATGTGAGCTTTCAGG AAATTGTCTCTAAACCAGAAATCAAATGGGTATGTTCACAAAATTCCATGAAGGTGACATGTGAGGTGAATCAGAGAAACGAACCTCTTTTTCATTTGTTTCGAAATAACAAAACACTGAATTACAAACCGCCAATAGATGCAAATGGCATATGGAAGATTGAATACAGCTCCAAAAGCAGTACTGCAAAGTTCCAATGTGAAGTAAAAAATCACGTTAGCAAGAAAACGGCTGATCAGGAAATCAAATGTTCAG GTCTTGAAGAAATACATAGCACAGGTATCATATCACAAGGAAGTCCAAAACCCACACCACCGGTTTCTTCCTATGCAG GGATGCTGGACATTGTTCTCATTGGGAGCATTGCAGGAGGTGCAGTTGTCTTTGTCATCTTTTTGGCTCTGCTGATTTACTGTATCAGGAAGAAGAGAGCAGAAAGATATGAAGAACAGG ATGAGGAGATACCGATGAAAATTCGACAAGCGGGCGATGAATCGAAATATCGGGAGCTTCCTCAACCTCCAGTTCatgctccccagaagcagccacgCCAGCAGCAGAGACTCCCTCCACAGTCTCAAACTCAGTACCAGGCAGGGCCCCCCCGACCCAGGCCACGCACTCAGCAGAAGTCTCCAAGCCACATGAAAGAGCGACCATGA
- the LOC102930551 gene encoding T-cell surface antigen CD2 isoform X1, producing the protein MDFRGIFLAKCLVGLFSCVKGSANEIHKAYGVLGGSVFLNVPGFKVENQHEITWLKTASILVKVKNSTVKYYREKEKYTMFPNGTLRIDRLVKEDGGSYTVRVYNDTGLLQVEENLNVSFQEIVSKPEIKWVCSQNSMKVTCEVNQRNEPLFHLFRNNKTLNYKPPIDANGIWKIEYSSKSSTAKFQCEVKNHVSKKTADQEIKCSGLEEIHSTGIISQGSPKPTPPVSSYAGMLDIVLIGSIAGGAVVFVIFLALLIYCIRKKRAERYEEQDEEIPMKIRQAGDESKYRELPQPPVHAPQKQPRQQQRLPPQSQTQYQAGPPRPRPRTQQKSPSHMKERP; encoded by the exons ATGGACTTTAGGGGGATTTTTCTAGCCAAGTGCCTGGTGGGTTTATTCTCCTGTGTAAAAG GTTCTGCAAACGAAATCCATAAAGCGTATGGTGTGCTGGGTGGTTCTGTTTTCTTGAACGTTCCTGGATTCAAAGTGGAAAATCAACATGAAATAACATGGCTCAAAACTGCATCAATCCTCGTGAAAGTCAAAAATTCTACAGTGAAATATtacagggaaaaggaaaagtATACGATGTTCCCTAATGGAACCCTGCGAATAGACCGCCTGGTGAAAGAGGACGGGGGAAGTTACACAGTGAGGGTGTACAATGACACAGGACTGCTGCAAGTGGAGGAGAACTTAAATGTGAGCTTTCAGG AAATTGTCTCTAAACCAGAAATCAAATGGGTATGTTCACAAAATTCCATGAAGGTGACATGTGAGGTGAATCAGAGAAACGAACCTCTTTTTCATTTGTTTCGAAATAACAAAACACTGAATTACAAACCGCCAATAGATGCAAATGGCATATGGAAGATTGAATACAGCTCCAAAAGCAGTACTGCAAAGTTCCAATGTGAAGTAAAAAATCACGTTAGCAAGAAAACGGCTGATCAGGAAATCAAATGTTCAG GTCTTGAAGAAATACATAGCACAGGTATCATATCACAAGGAAGTCCAAAACCCACACCACCGGTTTCTTCCTATGCAG GGATGCTGGACATTGTTCTCATTGGGAGCATTGCAGGAGGTGCAGTTGTCTTTGTCATCTTTTTGGCTCTGCTGATTTACTGTATCAGGAAGAAGAGAGCAGAAAGATATGAAGAACAGG ATGAGGAGATACCGATGAAAATTCGACAAGCGGGCGATGAATCGAAATATCGGGAGCTTCCTCAACCTCCAGTTCatgctccccagaagcagccacgCCAGCAGCAGAGACTCCCTCCACAGTCTCAAACTCAGTACCAGGCAGGGCCCCCCCGACCCAGGCCACGCACTCAGCAGAAGTCTCCAAGCCACATGAAAGAGCGACCATGA